One stretch of Patescibacteria group bacterium DNA includes these proteins:
- a CDS encoding cation:proton antiporter, producing MVDSIFLNISIILGVAIAVSFLVQLLKQPLIISYIITGILVGPVFLNIINSSQEYFHIFAEFGVILLLFLVGLSLNFHFLKKIGKVAAVTGGGQVLFTALVGFLILTWLGFDREFSTYLAIAITFSSTIIIMKLLAEKRETETVYGRYTVGLMLIQDIIAIVLLMMLPAFKEGGPIAFSLTAVLLKSTLFLMAIYLTSRIILLLLNRVAKSGEFLLIFTIAWCFSVAGLAEWVGLSLEVGAIVAGLSLGSSIYREEITSRLKPLRDFFIVMFFIILGSEMNIGGFGEVIVPGIILSLFVLIGNPFILYVLYRTMKFSRRVSFRAGLTAAQVSEFGFVFLFVVEQQGFMNSNLLPLFTFVALVTIFISSYLIMYNGQIYKKMEGFLRLFGKDKYSSPEEKLKKYDVLVFGYHRIGWKVVDALSEMKVNFAVVDFDPIAIEKLKTRNVPCFFGDATDIELLSELPLASTKMIISTLPSSSCQVTMIKHVRESHSKPIIIGTLSYVRFLNEMYEAGADYVMMPHLIAGDWLANILKGEDWNRKTTKKLVRQQREQMLLKHTLPV from the coding sequence ATGGTCGATTCAATATTTCTAAATATAAGTATCATTTTAGGGGTAGCTATTGCTGTTTCTTTTTTGGTGCAATTACTTAAACAACCCTTAATTATTTCCTATATAATTACGGGTATTTTAGTTGGACCTGTTTTTCTAAATATTATAAATAGTAGCCAGGAGTATTTTCATATTTTTGCCGAGTTTGGAGTTATTCTTCTATTGTTTTTGGTTGGGCTTAGTCTTAATTTTCACTTTTTAAAAAAGATAGGGAAGGTTGCCGCTGTTACTGGTGGAGGGCAAGTTCTTTTTACGGCCCTAGTTGGTTTTTTGATATTGACTTGGCTTGGGTTTGATAGAGAATTTTCAACTTATCTTGCTATCGCTATCACATTTTCTTCGACTATTATTATAATGAAGCTTTTGGCTGAGAAGAGGGAGACGGAAACAGTTTACGGTCGCTACACTGTTGGACTTATGCTTATTCAAGATATTATTGCGATAGTACTCTTGATGATGCTGCCTGCATTTAAAGAGGGCGGGCCGATTGCTTTTTCGTTAACAGCCGTACTTTTAAAGAGCACACTTTTTTTGATGGCAATATATTTAACATCAAGAATTATTCTATTGCTCCTAAATAGGGTTGCTAAATCAGGTGAATTTCTCTTGATATTTACTATAGCTTGGTGTTTTTCTGTGGCAGGACTGGCTGAATGGGTTGGATTATCTCTTGAGGTGGGTGCTATTGTTGCCGGCCTTTCTCTAGGTTCTTCTATTTATAGAGAGGAGATTACTAGTAGATTAAAACCTCTTCGAGATTTTTTTATTGTAATGTTTTTTATAATTCTTGGAAGTGAAATGAACATTGGTGGTTTTGGGGAGGTGATTGTTCCAGGGATTATTCTTTCCCTTTTTGTTTTAATAGGGAATCCTTTTATCCTGTACGTTCTTTACAGAACAATGAAATTCTCAAGAAGAGTTTCCTTTAGGGCTGGTCTTACAGCAGCGCAAGTATCTGAATTTGGTTTTGTGTTTTTATTTGTTGTTGAGCAACAAGGTTTTATGAATTCTAATTTATTACCCCTATTTACCTTTGTAGCCCTTGTGACAATATTTATTTCGTCTTATTTAATAATGTACAATGGTCAGATTTATAAAAAGATGGAAGGATTTTTAAGACTTTTTGGAAAGGACAAATATTCAAGCCCCGAAGAAAAATTAAAAAAATATGATGTTCTGGTTTTTGGATATCATAGAATAGGATGGAAAGTTGTTGATGCTTTAAGTGAAATGAAGGTTAATTTTGCTGTTGTTGATTTTGATCCTATTGCTATCGAGAAGTTAAAAACTAGAAATGTTCCTTGTTTTTTTGGTGATGCTACAGATATAGAGTTATTATCCGAGTTGCCCTTGGCAAGCACTAAAATGATTATTTCCACTCTGCCAAGCAGTAGCTGTCAGGTAACAATGATAAAGCATGTTAGAGAAAGCCATTCAAAACCAATAATTATAGGGACTCTTTCATATGTTCGTTTTCTTAACGAGATGTATGAGGCCGGGGCAGACTACGTGATGATGCCACATTTGATTGCCGGAGATTGGCTCGCCAATATCTTGAAAGGAGAAGACTGGAACAGAAAAACTACTAAAAAACTAGTGAGACAACAAAGAGAGCAGATGTTATTGAAACACACTTTGCCTGTTTAG